One region of Armatimonadota bacterium genomic DNA includes:
- the nth gene encoding endonuclease III, protein MEDKRRRVQEILEILKRTHPKPEVMLNFTTPFELLVATILAAQSTDVKVNEVTARLFKKYRSPEDFANADPKELEADIHETGFFRQKAKSIIEASKEIVSRYGGKVPDTIEELTKLPGVGRKTANVILARAYGKPAIIVDTHVLRVSARLGLVDPILAEKKEADKVEMALREIVPEEDWVAFSDAIVALGRTICTARSPKHSICPILHLCPTGQAEIKAKKDCK, encoded by the coding sequence ATGGAAGACAAAAGAAGGCGAGTACAGGAAATTCTAGAAATCCTAAAACGCACCCACCCAAAGCCTGAAGTAATGCTTAACTTCACGACACCCTTCGAGCTGCTGGTCGCCACAATCCTTGCCGCCCAGAGTACCGACGTGAAGGTCAACGAGGTGACTGCAAGGTTATTTAAAAAGTACAGGTCGCCCGAAGACTTTGCAAACGCCGATCCAAAAGAGCTTGAAGCAGACATCCACGAGACTGGATTTTTTCGCCAAAAAGCCAAATCAATAATAGAAGCCTCCAAGGAAATCGTTAGCCGCTATGGCGGAAAAGTACCCGACACCATTGAGGAACTGACAAAGCTTCCTGGTGTAGGGCGCAAGACGGCAAACGTCATTCTAGCGCGTGCTTACGGTAAGCCGGCAATAATAGTAGACACCCATGTCCTGCGTGTCTCAGCACGATTGGGGCTGGTGGACCCCATACTAGCCGAGAAAAAGGAAGCGGACAAGGTTGAAATGGCGCTACGGGAAATAGTCCCCGAAGAGGATTGGGTTGCATTCAGCGATGCAATCGTAGCTTTAGGGCGTACAATCTGCACAGCCCGGTCGCCAAAACATAGCATTTGTCCCATTTTGCATCTCTGTCCCACTGGCCAAGCCGAGATTAAAGCGAAGAAGGATTGTAAGTGA
- a CDS encoding NPCBM/NEW2 domain-containing protein — protein sequence MIGILMGVAILAALQSASGAHITPSEIATAHRWATAKFQGIVEKANSGPGLLVLANHDPVQRNARAGRPLNIAGTQYSRGLYCHAISKVVVRLPGPGANFTAFVGVDSNEQTSGGRGSIIFSVKANEKELFNSGVMREGHNSIAVNVPLNGSTEFTLEVSDAGDGIACDQADWADAKATLEDGSEVWLGDLPIVGNDQAQMFNSEPSFSFTYDGKPSSEFLNTWAVERKSKNLDNHKVEHTTVYRDEKTGLVVRVAAVEYKHFPIVEWTIYFKNTGSADTPIIADVKALDCPFIRSDSEEFVLHHHVGSPCLPNDYQPLADILPAGAHKHIATSGGRSSNSDLPYFNIQSGSDGVIMAIGWPGQWAADFIRESENCLRAKAGQELTHFKLHPGEEVRTPLIVLQFWQGDRLRAHNIWRRWMLEHNLPKPYGKQVQPQMAGCSSHQYGEMVHADSESQKFFIDRYIEEGIQIDYWWMDAGWYVNETDWPNTGTWEVDTKRFPGGLRPISDHAHAKGVKTIVWFEPERVTPGTWLYEKHLEWLLGPDGNQKLLNLGNPEALRWLTEHVDKLIVEQGIDLYRNDFNIDPLPYWRGNDSEDRQGITEIKYVEGFLAFWDELRRRHPNMLIDTCASGGRRNDLETLRRSVPLLRSDYILEPIGQQCHTYGISFWIPFYGTGVNQFDAYSFRSAICPHITGCWDMRVKDSDYKIVRKLVEQWRKVAPYMLGDYYPLTSYSLNTDVWIAWQFDRPDLGEGMVQAFRRPASPYESARFKLHGLDPNSEYIITNLDTKQSSIERGCDLTERGLQIFLKNQPDSAIVLYKRKSSK from the coding sequence ATGATTGGGATATTAATGGGGGTGGCGATATTGGCAGCCTTACAGTCGGCAAGCGGGGCGCATATTACGCCTAGCGAGATTGCAACCGCACATCGCTGGGCGACAGCGAAGTTCCAAGGCATTGTAGAAAAAGCAAACAGTGGGCCTGGTTTGCTTGTTCTTGCAAACCATGATCCAGTGCAGAGAAATGCCAGAGCGGGCCGCCCTTTGAACATTGCTGGAACCCAGTACAGCCGAGGCCTTTATTGTCATGCTATTAGCAAGGTTGTTGTCCGCCTTCCTGGTCCAGGAGCAAACTTCACAGCATTTGTCGGAGTTGATAGTAACGAGCAAACCAGCGGCGGCCGTGGAAGCATAATATTCTCCGTTAAAGCAAACGAGAAAGAACTATTCAATTCTGGTGTCATGCGGGAGGGCCATAATTCTATCGCTGTCAATGTACCCTTAAATGGCTCAACTGAGTTCACGCTGGAGGTTAGCGACGCCGGCGATGGAATAGCTTGCGACCAAGCAGACTGGGCCGATGCAAAAGCCACCCTGGAGGATGGGTCCGAAGTATGGTTAGGTGATTTACCAATTGTAGGAAATGACCAGGCTCAAATGTTTAACTCAGAGCCTTCGTTCTCCTTTACCTATGATGGCAAGCCTTCCTCGGAATTCCTCAATACGTGGGCCGTTGAGCGAAAGTCCAAGAATCTCGACAATCACAAGGTTGAGCATACGACCGTCTATAGAGATGAAAAAACTGGTCTGGTCGTTCGGGTTGCGGCAGTAGAATATAAGCATTTTCCTATTGTTGAATGGACAATCTACTTTAAAAATACCGGCTCAGCCGACACGCCCATTATTGCAGACGTGAAAGCATTAGATTGTCCATTTATCAGAAGTGACAGTGAGGAATTTGTCCTCCATCATCACGTTGGAAGCCCATGCCTTCCCAACGATTATCAGCCGCTTGCTGATATACTCCCAGCTGGTGCGCATAAGCACATCGCTACCTCAGGTGGACGCTCATCTAATAGCGATCTGCCTTACTTCAACATTCAATCAGGCTCCGATGGAGTAATAATGGCAATAGGCTGGCCTGGACAATGGGCGGCGGATTTCATACGCGAAAGCGAAAATTGTCTTCGAGCAAAGGCGGGCCAGGAGCTAACGCACTTCAAGCTCCATCCTGGCGAGGAGGTTCGCACGCCTTTAATTGTACTCCAATTTTGGCAAGGTGACCGCCTTCGCGCTCACAACATTTGGCGTCGGTGGATGCTCGAACACAACCTTCCCAAACCTTATGGCAAACAGGTTCAGCCTCAGATGGCTGGATGCAGTTCCCACCAATACGGTGAAATGGTGCATGCAGACAGCGAAAGCCAGAAGTTTTTCATCGACCGCTACATAGAGGAAGGCATTCAAATTGATTATTGGTGGATGGACGCCGGGTGGTACGTAAACGAAACCGACTGGCCTAACACTGGCACTTGGGAAGTGGATACTAAGCGATTTCCAGGAGGGCTCCGGCCAATTAGCGATCATGCTCATGCTAAGGGTGTTAAAACAATAGTTTGGTTTGAACCTGAGCGCGTAACACCTGGAACATGGCTTTATGAGAAGCATCTTGAGTGGCTTCTAGGTCCCGATGGTAATCAGAAGCTCCTAAATCTTGGCAACCCTGAGGCTTTAAGATGGCTCACGGAACATGTGGATAAGCTTATTGTCGAGCAAGGAATTGATTTGTATCGAAACGACTTTAATATTGACCCACTGCCCTATTGGCGAGGAAATGATTCCGAAGATAGACAAGGCATAACTGAAATTAAATATGTAGAGGGATTTCTTGCATTTTGGGACGAGCTGCGGCGGCGGCATCCAAACATGCTAATTGACACTTGCGCATCTGGCGGACGAAGGAACGACCTAGAGACCCTACGGCGGTCCGTGCCCCTCCTCCGAAGTGACTATATTTTGGAGCCAATTGGTCAGCAATGCCACACGTATGGAATTTCGTTCTGGATTCCTTTCTACGGAACAGGTGTAAACCAGTTTGACGCTTACAGCTTCAGAAGTGCCATATGCCCTCATATAACAGGATGTTGGGATATGCGAGTAAAGGATTCTGACTACAAAATTGTCAGAAAGCTTGTCGAGCAATGGCGAAAAGTTGCACCGTATATGCTCGGAGATTACTATCCGCTAACATCCTACAGCTTAAATACCGATGTATGGATAGCTTGGCAATTCGACCGCCCCGACCTTGGCGAAGGTATGGTTCAAGCATTTCGTCGTCCAGCTAGCCCTTATGAATCCGCAAGATTCAAGCTTCATGGACTTGATCCAAACTCTGAATATATCATTACAAACCTGGATACAAAGCAATCATCAATTGAAAGAGGATGCGACCTTACTGAAAGGGGCTTGCAAATCTTTCTGAAAAACCAGCCAGATTCGGCAATTGTTCTATACAAGCGCAAATCTTCAAAATGA
- the gatC gene encoding Asp-tRNA(Asn)/Glu-tRNA(Gln) amidotransferase subunit GatC codes for MRLSKAEVEHVAWLARLELSDEEKQRLTGHLNEIMVHFEKLQQLDTNEVAPTSHSIPVQNVYREDVVGQCLSADQALSNAPEARDDYFVVPQVVET; via the coding sequence ATGAGGCTAAGCAAGGCAGAAGTTGAACATGTTGCCTGGCTTGCGCGGCTTGAGCTTTCCGATGAGGAAAAACAGCGGCTCACAGGGCATCTTAACGAGATTATGGTCCACTTCGAAAAGCTCCAACAATTGGATACCAATGAGGTGGCTCCCACGTCGCACTCAATACCTGTGCAGAATGTATATCGTGAGGACGTTGTTGGACAGTGTTTGTCTGCGGACCAGGCTCTTTCAAATGCTCCTGAGGCTCGCGATGATTATTTCGTCGTCCCACAAGTTGTAGAGACGTAA
- the gatA gene encoding Asp-tRNA(Asn)/Glu-tRNA(Gln) amidotransferase subunit GatA, producing MLKARKVSSVELARAVLERISAVEDKVKAYVTIVGESALEAANAVDEKIARGEEISPLAGIPTAIKDNMCTAGVLTTCSSKILYNYIPPYSATVVKRLIDSGAVVIGKTNLDEFAMGSSTENSAFFATRNPWNLSKVPGGSSGGSAAAVSADEAILALGSDTGGSIRQPASFCGIVGMKPTYGRVSRYGLVAFASSLDQIGPMTKDVTDTAILLNAICGKDPLDSTSVDLPVPDFTKALRNDVKGLKIGVPKEFFAQGVRSEIADAVMKGVELLCSLGADFRELSMPIMEYTLPTYYILAPAEASSNLARYDGVRYGYRSEHSPDVLTMFAKTRQEGFGAEVKQRIMIGTYVLSAGYYDAYYLKAQKVRTLVRQAYDEAFKEFDVLISPTSPTVAFGIGEKVDDPLEMKLADVCTIPINLAGIPAISVPCGFSEGLPIGMQIMGRPFDEETILRVAYTFEQNTEYHTKKPLL from the coding sequence ATGCTTAAAGCCCGAAAGGTAAGCTCAGTTGAGCTCGCTCGGGCAGTATTGGAACGCATCTCGGCGGTTGAAGATAAAGTTAAGGCATATGTAACAATTGTTGGCGAATCGGCGCTCGAGGCGGCGAATGCTGTTGACGAGAAAATCGCTCGCGGCGAAGAGATTAGCCCACTTGCTGGCATCCCTACTGCTATCAAAGATAACATGTGTACCGCAGGGGTCCTCACAACATGTTCCTCTAAAATCCTCTACAACTACATTCCGCCATACAGCGCTACCGTTGTTAAGCGCCTGATTGACAGCGGTGCAGTTGTAATCGGTAAAACGAACCTCGATGAGTTTGCAATGGGTTCTTCGACGGAGAATTCCGCTTTTTTTGCAACAAGGAACCCATGGAATCTTTCCAAAGTTCCTGGCGGATCAAGTGGAGGGTCGGCAGCGGCAGTCTCAGCCGATGAAGCGATTCTAGCTCTTGGCTCTGATACGGGCGGTTCTATACGGCAGCCGGCTTCTTTCTGTGGCATTGTTGGAATGAAGCCAACTTATGGCAGGGTTTCTCGCTATGGTTTAGTAGCTTTCGCTTCGTCTCTTGATCAAATTGGCCCTATGACAAAGGATGTCACCGATACTGCAATTCTACTCAATGCTATCTGCGGTAAAGATCCGCTTGACTCAACGTCGGTTGATTTGCCTGTACCCGATTTTACAAAGGCACTGAGAAACGACGTTAAGGGACTCAAAATTGGCGTCCCTAAGGAATTTTTTGCGCAGGGGGTTCGCTCCGAGATTGCAGATGCGGTGATGAAAGGCGTAGAGTTATTGTGCAGCCTAGGCGCCGATTTTCGTGAACTATCCATGCCAATAATGGAGTATACTCTCCCAACCTACTACATCCTTGCGCCTGCGGAGGCGAGCTCGAACCTTGCCCGTTATGACGGCGTCCGGTATGGCTATCGAAGCGAGCACTCGCCTGATGTGCTCACTATGTTTGCAAAGACAAGGCAAGAGGGTTTCGGTGCCGAAGTTAAGCAAAGGATAATGATTGGTACCTATGTCTTAAGCGCCGGCTATTATGATGCATACTACCTGAAAGCGCAGAAAGTTCGCACTCTTGTGCGCCAAGCATATGACGAGGCGTTCAAAGAATTCGATGTGTTAATCAGCCCAACTTCGCCGACAGTTGCATTTGGAATTGGTGAAAAGGTTGATGACCCACTTGAAATGAAGTTGGCGGATGTTTGCACAATACCCATAAATTTGGCAGGAATTCCAGCAATCTCAGTGCCGTGTGGCTTTAGTGAGGGTTTGCCTATCGGAATGCAGATTATGGGCAGACCATTTGATGAAGAAACCATTCTGCGCGTAGCGTATACTTTTGAGCAGAATACTGAGTACCATACAAAGAAGCCACTCCTTTAG
- the gatB gene encoding Asp-tRNA(Asn)/Glu-tRNA(Gln) amidotransferase subunit GatB: MTIEYEPVIGLEVHAELLTESKMFCNCPNAFAGEPNSRTCPVCLGLPGSLPVANKKAVEFVIRTALALNCEVSNYSIFHRKNYFYPDLVKNYQISQYDYPIGRRGHIDITVNGVTKRIRIRRVHLEEDTGKLIHAGGNESFVDYNRSGVPLMEIVSEADIHSAEEAREYLVRLRAILTYLGVSDAKMEEGHMRCEPNISVRPKGTEMLGTRTELKNLNSFRAVYRGVDYEIKRQIEVLKEGGKIVHETRRWDDEQGITTVMRGKEYEQEYRYFPEPDLVPMYFSPEFIEEQRRALPELPDQKKSRFMEEFGLPAYDAEILTDTREMAEYFEETVKMFPEPKTVSNWIMGDFTRMLNAAGIEIQESKVKPSDLATLLKMISDGTISGKIAKTVFEEMFATGKSPKEIVQARGMTQITGEEELIPVIDRVLDENPDVVAKIKGGDQKPMGFLVGQVMKYTQGRANPQLVNKLLAQRLSER; this comes from the coding sequence ATGACAATAGAGTACGAACCTGTAATCGGCTTGGAAGTTCATGCCGAACTGCTAACCGAAAGCAAGATGTTTTGCAACTGTCCGAATGCCTTTGCCGGAGAGCCGAATTCGCGGACCTGCCCCGTGTGCCTGGGGCTCCCTGGATCGCTTCCCGTTGCGAACAAGAAGGCGGTGGAATTCGTCATTCGAACAGCCCTTGCGCTTAATTGCGAAGTATCCAATTACAGCATTTTCCATCGGAAAAATTACTTCTACCCTGACTTAGTGAAGAATTACCAGATATCTCAATATGATTATCCAATTGGGCGAAGGGGACACATCGACATAACAGTCAACGGCGTTACAAAGCGCATTCGCATTCGGCGTGTTCACCTCGAAGAGGATACTGGCAAGCTGATTCACGCGGGCGGAAATGAAAGCTTCGTAGACTACAACCGAAGCGGTGTTCCCCTCATGGAAATTGTTAGCGAGGCTGACATACATTCTGCTGAAGAGGCACGGGAGTATCTGGTTCGTCTTCGTGCGATACTGACCTATCTTGGCGTAAGCGATGCCAAGATGGAAGAGGGCCATATGCGGTGTGAGCCAAACATATCTGTCCGTCCCAAAGGTACTGAGATGCTTGGCACGCGCACCGAGCTCAAAAATTTAAACTCGTTCCGTGCAGTTTATCGTGGTGTGGATTACGAAATAAAACGCCAGATTGAGGTACTAAAAGAAGGCGGTAAGATAGTTCACGAAACCCGGCGCTGGGATGACGAACAAGGCATTACAACTGTAATGCGAGGCAAGGAATACGAACAAGAATACCGATACTTCCCAGAGCCTGACCTTGTGCCAATGTACTTTTCCCCAGAGTTCATTGAGGAGCAAAGGAGGGCTCTGCCGGAGCTTCCTGACCAAAAGAAATCTCGGTTTATGGAAGAATTCGGCCTTCCAGCTTATGATGCTGAAATCCTCACCGATACGCGCGAAATGGCAGAGTATTTCGAGGAGACTGTGAAGATGTTTCCCGAACCCAAAACTGTCAGCAATTGGATTATGGGCGACTTCACTCGCATGTTAAACGCCGCTGGGATTGAGATACAAGAGTCCAAAGTCAAGCCTTCAGACCTTGCCACTTTGCTTAAAATGATCTCCGATGGTACTATTAGCGGCAAAATTGCAAAAACAGTCTTTGAGGAAATGTTTGCGACCGGTAAGTCGCCGAAAGAAATCGTGCAAGCTAGGGGAATGACCCAGATTACTGGCGAGGAAGAGCTCATTCCCGTGATTGACCGCGTGCTCGACGAAAATCCTGATGTTGTTGCGAAAATAAAAGGCGGCGATCAAAAGCCAATGGGCTTCCTCGTGGGTCAGGTAATGAAGTATACCCAAGGCCGCGCAAACCCGCAGCTTGTCAACAAGCTCCTTGCTCAGCGCTTATCAGAAAGATAA
- a CDS encoding FAD-dependent oxidoreductase, with amino-acid sequence MKTPLSILECDVLVAGGGPGGLAAAIASARNGADTLLIERYGFLGGMATAGLVNPYMTYWAGEEQIIHGIHQEIIDRLTALGAYGKGSRTAFDPEAYKFVADRMCEEAGVRVLLHTFLSDAEVDSSYITFVETCGKSGKLLAKAKIYVDGTGDADLAFLAGARCEKGRPEDGLTQPMTLNFRVVNVDQSRMPSRGDEFNRLYEKAKAEGRLTCPRENVLFFYTTREGEIHFNQTRITHVDGTSSEDLTRAEIEGRRQAWEFLEFLRKDVPGFEKAEILISGPQVGVRETRRVIGEYILTAEDVLGAKKFDDCIARGSYSIDIHNPTGAGTVIKHLPRGESYDIPYRCIVPLGIENLLIAGRPISATHEAHSSLRIMPICIAIGQAAGTAAALCATSSVSPRNLDVSILQSRLREQGANLG; translated from the coding sequence ATGAAAACTCCACTATCAATACTTGAATGTGATGTACTTGTCGCCGGTGGAGGCCCAGGAGGATTGGCTGCTGCAATTGCTTCCGCCCGAAACGGCGCAGATACCCTTCTGATTGAGAGATATGGCTTTCTCGGTGGCATGGCAACTGCAGGCCTAGTAAATCCATATATGACGTACTGGGCAGGAGAAGAGCAAATTATCCATGGCATCCACCAGGAAATCATTGACCGCCTTACCGCCCTAGGCGCATACGGCAAGGGTAGCCGGACAGCGTTCGACCCAGAAGCATACAAGTTTGTTGCTGACCGCATGTGTGAAGAAGCTGGCGTGCGTGTGCTCCTCCATACTTTCCTAAGCGATGCAGAGGTTGATTCCTCATATATTACCTTTGTTGAGACTTGCGGCAAGTCAGGCAAACTCCTGGCAAAAGCGAAAATTTACGTTGATGGCACAGGGGATGCCGACCTCGCTTTTCTTGCAGGTGCCAGGTGCGAAAAAGGGAGGCCGGAGGATGGGCTAACACAGCCAATGACGCTCAACTTTAGGGTTGTAAATGTGGACCAGTCGCGGATGCCTTCTAGAGGTGATGAATTCAATCGTTTATATGAAAAAGCGAAGGCGGAGGGAAGGCTGACGTGCCCTCGCGAGAATGTTCTCTTTTTCTATACAACCAGAGAAGGAGAAATCCATTTTAACCAAACTCGCATTACCCATGTCGACGGCACTTCTTCCGAGGATTTAACTCGCGCTGAAATCGAGGGTAGGCGTCAAGCATGGGAATTCCTTGAATTCTTGAGAAAAGATGTTCCTGGTTTTGAGAAGGCGGAGATTCTCATTAGTGGTCCTCAAGTCGGCGTTCGAGAAACTCGACGCGTTATAGGCGAGTATATACTCACCGCAGAAGATGTGCTTGGGGCAAAGAAGTTTGATGATTGCATTGCACGCGGCTCGTATTCAATAGATATTCACAATCCAACTGGTGCAGGCACCGTCATAAAGCACCTCCCACGAGGAGAGTCGTATGACATTCCTTATCGTTGTATTGTTCCGCTTGGCATCGAAAATCTCCTAATCGCAGGAAGGCCAATCTCAGCGACCCATGAAGCCCATTCCTCGCTCAGAATCATGCCAATCTGCATTGCCATTGGTCAGGCGGCAGGTACTGCAGCAGCACTATGCGCTACAAGCAGCGTCTCGCCTCGCAATCTTGATGTTTCCATTCTTCAATCCAGGCTTCGCGAACAAGGCGCAAACCTCGGGTAA
- the queD gene encoding 6-carboxytetrahydropterin synthase QueD, translating into MFELCVESQFDSAHNLRKYQGPCENLHGHTYKVQVCVRGKKLNEMGILLDFRRIKTALAEVVSYLDHRYLNELPEFQNQNPTAELIAKVVFEKMRLLLGESVYKVTIWESPTSSACYWEEA; encoded by the coding sequence ATGTTCGAACTTTGCGTGGAATCTCAGTTCGATTCTGCCCATAATCTTCGTAAATATCAGGGGCCGTGCGAGAACCTGCATGGCCATACATACAAAGTGCAGGTTTGTGTTCGCGGCAAAAAACTAAACGAGATGGGAATACTCCTCGACTTTCGTCGCATTAAAACGGCACTAGCTGAGGTCGTTTCTTACCTTGACCACCGCTATCTGAACGAACTGCCCGAATTTCAAAACCAGAATCCTACCGCCGAGTTAATTGCAAAAGTGGTATTTGAAAAGATGCGACTGCTCCTCGGCGAAAGTGTCTACAAAGTCACTATTTGGGAATCGCCAACGTCCAGCGCATGCTATTGGGAAGAAGCTTAG
- a CDS encoding 7-carboxy-7-deazaguanine synthase QueE, whose protein sequence is MSKLASEGWLFEVFSGIQGEGLLVGSRQVFVRFSVCNLNCRYCDTQDARIMQGTFRAEVEPGSRKFEVLSNPVGTHDALRFVNRLDVPRGLHHSVALTGGEPLAQPEFCSSLASELHSAGFPIMLETNGSLPNALPDILPFLDEIAMDIKLPSSTGGPNLMQEHAQFLQCASAKPIHVKIVVADSTKTEEIEEAARMVADVRHEIPVVLQPVTATGGIMPPSPRQMLEWQLLCKRYLRDVRVIPQTHKLIGQL, encoded by the coding sequence ATGAGTAAACTAGCGTCAGAAGGTTGGCTTTTTGAGGTATTCTCTGGAATCCAAGGGGAAGGTCTCTTAGTTGGCTCTCGTCAGGTTTTCGTGAGATTTTCTGTCTGCAATCTTAATTGTAGGTACTGCGACACCCAAGATGCACGCATAATGCAAGGGACATTCCGCGCAGAAGTTGAACCCGGCTCTAGAAAATTCGAGGTTCTGAGCAATCCCGTAGGAACCCACGATGCTCTGCGGTTTGTCAATCGGCTCGACGTTCCTCGTGGTTTGCATCACTCAGTTGCTTTAACCGGCGGGGAGCCGCTTGCCCAGCCTGAATTTTGCTCCAGCCTTGCCTCAGAGTTGCACTCTGCCGGTTTTCCAATCATGCTGGAGACTAATGGTTCACTCCCCAATGCTCTTCCAGATATCTTGCCGTTCCTAGATGAAATTGCCATGGACATAAAGCTTCCGAGCTCGACAGGCGGGCCAAACCTTATGCAAGAGCACGCTCAATTTTTACAATGTGCGTCTGCAAAGCCAATTCACGTGAAGATTGTCGTCGCTGATAGTACTAAGACCGAAGAAATCGAGGAGGCGGCGAGAATGGTAGCAGATGTTCGCCATGAGATTCCGGTTGTCCTTCAGCCAGTAACAGCAACTGGCGGGATAATGCCGCCGTCGCCCAGACAAATGCTCGAATGGCAATTGCTTTGCAAGCGCTATCTGCGCGACGTCCGCGTTATCCCTCAAACGCATAAGTTAATTGGGCAGTTGTGA
- the rlmN gene encoding 23S rRNA (adenine(2503)-C(2))-methyltransferase RlmN — translation MKEYPTLVLYLETVRSRDRLIEKPHLLGMTSSELEELAESLGEPKFRGRQIAKWLYKHNATSLDEMTDLPLSLRERLKEAAVLYRARIVNRSVSRDGTTKLLLELEDGQTIESVLIPYEDRVSVCVSTQVGCVVRCIFCATGISGFARNLTAGEIVDEVLTCQKETPRRVSHVVYMGMGEPLLNHENVLKSIQILNKEVGISMRHITISTIGITPQIRRLAEEKLQLTLAVSLHAPDDMLRRQIIPFAARYPLQDLIEACKEYAETTGRRITFEYLLIRNINDSISHARKLANLLKGILCNVNLIPYNAVEGLELDRPSQARVRAFRSVLEESGITVTQRVERGHAISAACGQLRRRSQLPN, via the coding sequence GTGAAGGAATATCCCACACTCGTTTTGTATTTGGAAACCGTGCGAAGCAGAGACAGGCTTATAGAAAAACCACATCTTTTGGGAATGACCTCGTCGGAGCTCGAAGAGTTAGCGGAGTCATTGGGGGAGCCAAAATTCCGAGGCCGCCAGATTGCAAAATGGCTCTACAAGCACAATGCCACTAGCCTTGATGAAATGACCGACCTTCCATTATCCTTGCGAGAACGACTGAAAGAAGCCGCCGTTCTCTATCGCGCTCGGATTGTTAACAGAAGTGTATCTCGCGACGGAACTACTAAGCTCCTTTTGGAGCTGGAAGATGGCCAAACAATAGAAAGCGTCCTTATTCCCTATGAAGACCGAGTCTCGGTTTGTGTCTCCACCCAAGTGGGATGCGTCGTAAGATGCATCTTCTGCGCAACAGGAATATCAGGCTTCGCACGTAATCTAACAGCAGGCGAAATTGTGGATGAAGTGCTTACATGCCAAAAAGAAACGCCACGTCGAGTCAGCCACGTAGTCTATATGGGAATGGGGGAACCCCTACTTAACCACGAAAATGTGCTAAAAAGCATCCAAATCCTAAATAAGGAAGTTGGAATCTCAATGAGGCACATCACTATCTCCACAATCGGTATAACTCCCCAGATAAGGAGACTGGCAGAAGAGAAACTACAACTAACGCTTGCAGTTTCGCTCCATGCGCCAGATGATATGCTACGCCGTCAGATAATCCCCTTTGCTGCTCGGTATCCGCTCCAAGATTTAATCGAAGCATGCAAGGAATATGCTGAAACCACTGGCAGACGTATAACCTTTGAGTACCTGCTAATACGAAACATTAATGACAGCATTTCCCATGCGCGAAAACTTGCAAATCTCCTCAAAGGTATCCTGTGTAATGTTAACCTTATTCCCTACAACGCAGTTGAAGGTCTGGAGCTCGACCGCCCTTCTCAAGCTCGCGTTCGTGCCTTCCGTTCGGTCCTTGAAGAATCAGGTATTACAGTAACCCAACGAGTTGAGAGGGGTCATGCTATATCAGCTGCATGCGGACAACTTCGACGAAGGTCACAACTGCCCAATTAA